In Nicotiana tabacum cultivar K326 chromosome 2, ASM71507v2, whole genome shotgun sequence, the following proteins share a genomic window:
- the LOC107794093 gene encoding uncharacterized protein LOC107794093 — protein sequence MRIPLWQTLRLKSTSCSVPWCIIGDFNGIASVEEKIDGLPYQMKKSIDFLSMIEDCGLVDLAFYGPRYTWSNGRGPCLIGWKRLDRGIVNDNWLTSFPTTTITHLAAAGSDHSPLLLELHVRQEYNQKYFKFLNCWTENESFKPLVHQVWSTHIAGSAMWIFHQKLKTTSRALSVWSREQYGDIFQLPKEFEQKVREAEEKWLSTNDPSDRAALHEIQAQYTKYLKTEEVVLRQKMQLHWFKDGDANSRYFHSLIRGRRRKLYIHKLKNEEGDWIQRDEAIGEAACEYFKEIFSKIWRG from the coding sequence ATGAGAATTCCTCTATGGCAAACTTTGAGATTGAAATCCACCAGTTGTTCTGTTCCTTGGTGTATCATTGGTGATTTCAATGGTATAGCCTCAGTTGAAGAGAAGATTGATGGGCTCCCATATCAAATGAAGAAGAGCATTGACTTTCTTAGCATGATTGAAGATTGTGGGCTTGTTGACCTTGCTTTCTATGGTCCAAGATACACATGGTCAAATGGTAGAGGCCCATGTTTAATAGGTTGGAAAAGACTGGATAGAGGTATAGTTAATGACAATTGGCTAACATCCTTTCCTACCACCACCATTACCCATCTAGCAGCTGCTGGTTCTGACCACTCTCCCCTCCTTTTGGAACTTCATGTGAGGCAAGAATACAATCAGAAGTACTTTAAATTTCTCAATTGCTGGACTGAAAATGAGTCATTCAAACCCTTAGTTCACCAGGTCTGGTCCACACATATTGCTGGCAGTGCTATGTGGATTTTCCACCAGAAATTGAAAACTACCTCTAGGGCACTGAGTGTCTGGTCAAGAGAACAATATGGTGACATTTTTCAACTACCCAAGGAGTTTGAACAAAAGGTTAGGGAAGCTGAAGAGAAATGGTTATCAACCAATGATCCTTCTGATAGAGCTGCTCTTCATGAGATTCAAGCCCAATATACTAAATATCTGAAGACTGAAGAAGTTGTTCTAAGGCAAAAAATGCAGCTTCACTGGTTCAAAGATGGTGATGCCAACTCCAGATACTTTCACAGCTTAatcagaggaagaagaagaaagttgtACATTCATAAACTAAAAAATGAGGAAGGGGATTGGATACAAAGGGATGAGGCTATTGGTGAAGCTGCTTGTGAATATTTTAAAGAGATCTTTTCTAAAATATGGAGGGGGTGA